The genomic DNA CTGGCGCCGGGCAGCATGATCGCGCTGTCGCAGGTCTCCGACGATTCCACGCACCCCGAGATCGCGGCCGAGCTGCACTGGGTGCGACGGCGGTACGAGCACACCTCGACCCCGCTGCACCTGCGCCCGCGCGCCGAGATCCTCTCGTGGTTCGACGGCACCGAGATCCTCGAGCCCGGCCTCGTGCGGTACGGCCGGTGGCGCCCGGAGTTCCCCCTCACCGAGGCGCAACTGCGCTGCGACTACGGCTACGTCGGCGTCGGCAGGGTCGGCTGACCCCTCCCGGGTCAGCGCGGCGCGATCGGCAGGGTCGTCACGATCCGGTCCGACGGGGTCGCCGCACCGCCGGGGCGCTCGATCGAGATCCCGAAGGACTCCGCGCCGTCGATCGACGTGACCGCGGCCGTCGTCGTCGGCCGCACGTCGGCCTGTGTCATCGTGCCGCGCGAGCGGGCGCCGCCGCCCGGATCCATCAGCCACATCTGGTACACGGTGCCGTCCTGCGGCGGCGGCACGTCGTTCATCAGGACCACGCCCGCGTTGCGTTCGCGCGAGTAGATGAACGAGATGGTCGCGTCGCCGACGCGCGCCTGCGCGGTCCGGGCGTCGGGAGCCGCCAGCACGATCTCGGTCTCCGACGGTGCCGGACCCTCCCGCCCGGCGAGGACGGAGCGCCCGAGGACGACGCCGGCCGCGAGGGCGACCACCACGACCGCGGCCGCGGCGGCCGCGCGCAGCGCCGTGCGCGACGGTCGGGTGCGCCGGCGGATCGGCGTGACGCCGGGATCGTCGACGACGTGCGCCAGGACCCGGTCGAAGACCTCCGCGGGCGGCTCGACCCCGTGCTGGGCGGCCTGAGCCGCCATGGTCTCGCGCACCGCGTCGACCCGGGCGTCGAACTCGGCGCGCACATCGGCGGCCGCCGCCCCGCGCACCGCCTCGACGGTCGCGCGTTCCTCGGGGGCGAGGGCGTGGATGGCGTAGACCTCGGCGTCGTCGAGGAGTGCGTCGCCGTTGCCGGTCCCCGCGGGTGCGTCGCTCATGACGGGACCCCGAGCGGTTCGAGGCAGCGGCGCAGCCGCGCGATGCCGTCGCGGATGCGGCTCTTGACCGTGGCGAGCGGGGCGTCGAGGCGCTCCGAGACCTCGCGGTAGGTGTGTCCCCCGTAGTAGGCGAGGGTGAGGGCGTCGCGCTGCGGCGTGCTCAGGGTGTCGAGGCAGTCGACCACGGCGCCCGAGTCCGCACGCTGCTCGCTCGTCTCCGCGACCACGTCGTGGGGCCGCTGGTAGCTCGCGTGGGCGAAGCTGTTCTCGCGCTCGCCGCGGGACCGCTCGGAGCGCACCCGGTCGACGGAGCGGCGGTGCGCGATGGTCACCAGCCAGGACTCGGCCGAGCCGCGGGCCGCATCGAACTCGGTGGCCTTGCGCCACGCCTCGAGGTACACCTCCTGGGTGATCTCCTCGCCGTAGCCGCGGTCCCCGATGACCCGCAGGGCCGTACCGAAGACCAGTCGGCCGGTGCGCTCGTACAGCTCGCGGAAGGCGCCCACATCGCCTGCGGCGGTGCGGACGAGCAGGTCGTCGGCCTCGGTTCGCGCACGTGTCATCCGCGTGCCTCCTTCGTCCCGCGGTACGTTACCGGTTCCCGGCACCACGGACCGGCTACGGAGCGCGGGACGGGGCGCCGTCAGGGGAGCGCACACAGTGGCGCGATCCGCTCGAGTCCGCCGGTGGTGGGTGTGCTGAGGATCGTGCAGGGGTGGTAGCCGAGGCGCTCCGCCGTGGCCCGGAGCTGCGCCCACCGGGCGGCGGGCACCGCCGGCGTCCGGGACAGCACGAAGGCGCTGCGTCGCGCCGGATCGCCGACGAACGCCCAGGAGTAGTCCGGTGCCAGCGCCGCGACCACGTAGTTGGGCGGGCCGTCGAGGCCGTCCTGGGTCGGCACGCCGGGGAAGGAGACGTGGAGCTGCGCCGTGGTGCGGGGGTCGGTGACGCGGGCGTTGCCCCGGATCGACGAGGTCGCCCCGGTCCAGGTGGTGCACGTGTTGTGGACGGAGACGTTGGTCGCGTCGAGGACGCGGTACGTCGCCGTGGTGTCGCGCGCGCACTGGACGCTGAACGGCGCGGGCATCGCGGCGAGCTGGTGCCAGGTGCCGACGTAGCGCGCGACGTCGACCTTCGTGACCGGGCCGAGGGGTGCCGCGGCGGCGGGTGCCGCGGTGGCGCCCGCGGCGACGAGGGCGGTGGCGCAGGCGAGGGCGGTGGAGCGGGCGGTGCGGATCATCGGTTCTCTCCTCGGGGAGGTCGGGGGACGAAGAAGGACGTGCGGGCGGCGTACGCGTCCCATCCGGGACGGTCGTGCATGAACCGCTCCAGCAGCCGGGCGCCGGTGGCGTACACCAGGAAGTAGGTCATGAGGACGGGGGAGAGCACGGTGAGCACACCCGGCCACGCGCTCGCCGCGATCAGCCAGATCCCCCACCACGTGCAGGCGTCGCCGAAGTAGTTGGGGTGCCGGGTCCACGCCCACAGGCCGCGGTCCATGATCCGCCCGCGGTGCGCGGGATCCGCCTTGAAGGTCCGCAACTGGTGATCGCCGACGGCCTCGAAGCCGATCCCGGCCAGGGCGAGGACGAGACCCGCCACCAGGACGGCGGTCCACGGCCCCGTGGTCGGCCCGGCGGTGCCCGAGACCTGCACGGGGAGCGCGACGAACCACTGGGCCGCGCCCTGGACGGCGAAGACCTTGCGGATCACCGTCGCTGTGCCGCCGCCCGCCCGGTCGAGCATGTCCGTGTAGCGCGGATCCTCGCCCTTGCCCGCGGATTTCACCCACATGTGCCACGACAGGCGCAGGCCCCAGACCGAGACGAGCGCGGCCACGAGGAGAGCGCGGCCACGGTCGCCGCCGCCCAGTGCCACCGCGATCCAGGCGACGGCGACGATGCCCGCGCCCCACGCGACGTCGACCACGTTGTACCGGCCGATCCGGCGGCCGACGAGGAAGGTGATCGCCTGGACGACGGCGAGGGCCGCGATCGAGGCGACGGTCACCATCGGGAATCCGCTCATCGGAGCACCTCCGGTGTGAGCACGATCTGCTGCACGTCGAGGTACCCCGACCGGAACCCGGCCTCGCTGTAGGCGAGGTAGAACTCCCACAGCCGCCGGAACTCCGGATCGTCCGCGGGCGGCGGCAGGTTGTCCGGGGCGGCGAGGAAGCGCTCGCGCCACAGGCGCAGCGTCTGCGCGTAGTGCGTGCCGAACCGGTGCCGGGAGCGGACGGTGAGGCCCGCCGTCCGGGCGGCCGCGGCGATCGCCTCGGTGGACGGGAGCATCCCGCCGGGGAAGACGTACTTCTGGATCCACGTGTACGTGCGCAGCGTGGCGAGCATCCGGTCGTGCGGCATCGTGATGGCCTGCAGCGCGATCCGGCCGCGCGGCGCGACGAGCCGCGCCAGCGTCGCGAAGTACTCGCCCCAGTGCGCGGCGCCGACGGCCTCGATCATCTCGACGGACACCACGGCGTCGTACACGCCGTCGACGCGGCGGTAGTCGAGCAGGTCGATCCGCACCCGGTCGGACAGCCCGGCCGCCGTGACCCGTTCCAGCGCGAGGGCGCGCTGCTCCGTCGACAGCGTCACCGAGCGCACGACGGCGCCTCGCGCCGCCGCGCGCAGACAGAGCTCGCCCCACCCGGTCCCGATCTCGAGCAGGCGGGTGCCGGGGCCGACACCGGCGGCGTCGAGGAGTCGGTCGATCTTGGCGTGCTGCGCACCCTCCAGTGCCTCCCAGCGGGGTTCGCCGGCGGCGCCGGCGCGGGTCACGCCGGGCTCGCCGTCCGCGATCTCGGCGGGGGAGAACAGCGCGCTCGAATAGGTGAGCGTCGGGTCGAGGAACCGCGCGAACAGCTCGTTCGACAGGTCGTAGTGGTGGGAGACGTTGTCCCGCGCGTGATCGGGCGTGCCGACCTCGGTGTCGGGCCGGGTCGTGGCGGCGAGCCCCCGCAGGATCTGCAGCCACGGCGGCACCAGCTCGGGCATCCGCGTGGCCAGCGCGGTGAGCGCCGCGACCAGGTCCGGGGAGTCCCACTCCCCGGCGACGTAGGACTCGCCGAAGCCGATGAGCCGGGCGGTACCGATCCTGCGGTGCACGGCATCGGGGGCGCGCAGGACGATCGCCGGGCCAGCGGCGACCGGGGCGGCCGCGGTCGTGAGGACGACACCGCTGCGCGCCGCGGCCCGGACGAGCAGGGCGCGCGCCGCGCGGCCGAGGACGCGGGCGCGGAGCCCGGTGGGGACGGGAACGCCGAGGTGGCCGGTGCGGGAACTGTGGGGTGCGAGGTCGACGGTCACGGGTGCGCTTTCTGGTCGGTGGAGTCGGAGCGGGGGACGAGCGGCAGGCCGGAGGCCCACAGGCGGATGCCGTGCCGGCGGATCCGGGCGGCGACGACGAGTGGTGCGAGCGGGGCACGCAACTGCGCCAGCAGGATCCGCCCCGGCGTGGCGGTCCTGCGGGTGCCGCGCCACTGGGCGGTGAAGGGGGCGCGGCCCGGTCGCTCGAGCACCACGTCGATGGAGAGCTCGCCGTCCGGCTCGGGCATCCGGAGCCGGTACACGCCGTCCACGGGGTGGAACGGGGAGACGTAGAAGGCCTTCGCCACCGACGCGCCGGACTGTGCCTCGGGCCCCAGCACGTACGCGTGGCGGCCGCTGTAGGTGTTGTGCACCTCGGCGACGATCACCCGTACGTCACCGGTCGCGTCGTGACACCAGAACACCGTCAGCGGGTCGAACACGTAGCCCAGGCAGCGTGCGTTCAGGAGCGCCGTGATCGCCCCGCCCGGGGCCTCGGTGCCGTGTTCGCGGAGGGTCCGCTCCACCCGGCCGCGGAGGGTGTCGGCACCGTCGGCGACGGGGGACAGGTGGTCGGCGGCCCGGAACGACACCAGCGGGCGCAACCACCGGGGAACCCGCGGCGGGGCGTCGACATCGATGAACCAGCTCGCGCTCCGGTGGCGGAAGCCGTACTCGACGGGCGAGCGCCGCAGGTGCCCGATCTCGGTGTCGTACATGGCGGGCGACCGGGTCACGGCGCACCCCCGGCGACGCGGCGGGCGGCGCGCAGCCCCGAGGCCGCCCCGTCCTCGTGGAACCCCCAGCCGTGGTACGCGCCGGCGAAAGCGAGCCCCGGACCGGAGATCCCGTCCAGACGCTCGGCCGCGGCGACCGATTCGACCGTGAACGCGGGGTGCTCGTAGGGCAGCTCGGCGAGGACGCGCGCGGGGTCGACGAGGCCCTCGCCGCCGAGGGTCACCAGGGCGGTCTCGCCGCCCCGCGGCAACCCCATGAGGCGGGTCACGTCGTAGGTGACGCAGACCCGGCTGCCGTCGCTCGTGGCGAGGTAGTTCCACGAACCGCGGGCGTTCCCAGTGCGCGGCAACAGCGACGTGTCGGTATGCAGCAGTGCGGGATTCGGTGTGTAGGCGATGGCGCCCAGGAGCGCGCGCTCCAGGGGCGTCGGCGCGTCCAGGAGCGCGAGCGCCTGGTGCGGGTGGACGGCGACGACGGCACCGTCGAACTCCTCCGCGG from Tsukamurella paurometabola includes the following:
- a CDS encoding anti-sigma factor, encoding MSDAPAGTGNGDALLDDAEVYAIHALAPEERATVEAVRGAAAADVRAEFDARVDAVRETMAAQAAQHGVEPPAEVFDRVLAHVVDDPGVTPIRRRTRPSRTALRAAAAAAVVVVALAAGVVLGRSVLAGREGPAPSETEIVLAAPDARTAQARVGDATISFIYSRERNAGVVLMNDVPPPQDGTVYQMWLMDPGGGARSRGTMTQADVRPTTTAAVTSIDGAESFGISIERPGGAATPSDRIVTTLPIAPR
- the sigK gene encoding ECF RNA polymerase sigma factor SigK, whose translation is MTRARTEADDLLVRTAAGDVGAFRELYERTGRLVFGTALRVIGDRGYGEEITQEVYLEAWRKATEFDAARGSAESWLVTIAHRRSVDRVRSERSRGERENSFAHASYQRPHDVVAETSEQRADSGAVVDCLDTLSTPQRDALTLAYYGGHTYREVSERLDAPLATVKSRIRDGIARLRRCLEPLGVPS
- a CDS encoding lipocalin family protein → MIRTARSTALACATALVAAGATAAPAAAAPLGPVTKVDVARYVGTWHQLAAMPAPFSVQCARDTTATYRVLDATNVSVHNTCTTWTGATSSIRGNARVTDPRTTAQLHVSFPGVPTQDGLDGPPNYVVAALAPDYSWAFVGDPARRSAFVLSRTPAVPAARWAQLRATAERLGYHPCTILSTPTTGGLERIAPLCALP
- a CDS encoding DUF1295 domain-containing protein, which codes for MSGFPMVTVASIAALAVVQAITFLVGRRIGRYNVVDVAWGAGIVAVAWIAVALGGGDRGRALLVAALVSVWGLRLSWHMWVKSAGKGEDPRYTDMLDRAGGGTATVIRKVFAVQGAAQWFVALPVQVSGTAGPTTGPWTAVLVAGLVLALAGIGFEAVGDHQLRTFKADPAHRGRIMDRGLWAWTRHPNYFGDACTWWGIWLIAASAWPGVLTVLSPVLMTYFLVYATGARLLERFMHDRPGWDAYAARTSFFVPRPPRGENR
- a CDS encoding class I SAM-dependent methyltransferase — encoded protein: MTVDLAPHSSRTGHLGVPVPTGLRARVLGRAARALLVRAAARSGVVLTTAAAPVAAGPAIVLRAPDAVHRRIGTARLIGFGESYVAGEWDSPDLVAALTALATRMPELVPPWLQILRGLAATTRPDTEVGTPDHARDNVSHHYDLSNELFARFLDPTLTYSSALFSPAEIADGEPGVTRAGAAGEPRWEALEGAQHAKIDRLLDAAGVGPGTRLLEIGTGWGELCLRAAARGAVVRSVTLSTEQRALALERVTAAGLSDRVRIDLLDYRRVDGVYDAVVSVEMIEAVGAAHWGEYFATLARLVAPRGRIALQAITMPHDRMLATLRTYTWIQKYVFPGGMLPSTEAIAAAARTAGLTVRSRHRFGTHYAQTLRLWRERFLAAPDNLPPPADDPEFRRLWEFYLAYSEAGFRSGYLDVQQIVLTPEVLR
- a CDS encoding DUF1365 domain-containing protein, with the protein product MYDTEIGHLRRSPVEYGFRHRSASWFIDVDAPPRVPRWLRPLVSFRAADHLSPVADGADTLRGRVERTLREHGTEAPGGAITALLNARCLGYVFDPLTVFWCHDATGDVRVIVAEVHNTYSGRHAYVLGPEAQSGASVAKAFYVSPFHPVDGVYRLRMPEPDGELSIDVVLERPGRAPFTAQWRGTRRTATPGRILLAQLRAPLAPLVVAARIRRHGIRLWASGLPLVPRSDSTDQKAHP